The genome window GGCGGTTCAACGTGAACAGAAGCACGATTTCGAGGCTCGCGACATGAGCGCGATCACGCTTCATCGCATTGACACAGCGCGCAACATGCGCCGCTTTTATGCGCTCGATATCGAGGCCGATCTCTTCGGCGGCGTGTTGCTTATGAAAGCGTGGGGACGCATCGGCGCGCGCGGGCGCGTCATCGCCGAGCATTACGACGACGTGGAGCTCGCGCGCGCTGCTTTGCAGAAGCAGGCGGCGCGCAAGCGGCGGCGAGGTTATGCGTAAGGAGAAACATCGGGCACCGGGTCGTCCGGCGAGCAGCCTTGCAGATCGCCTTCGTCGAAGACGCTTTC of Methylocystis iwaonis contains these proteins:
- a CDS encoding WGR domain-containing protein; translation: MSAITLHRIDTARNMRRFYALDIEADLFGGVLLMKAWGRIGARGRVIAEHYDDVELARAALQKQAARKRRRGYA